A window from Peromyscus eremicus chromosome 1, PerEre_H2_v1, whole genome shotgun sequence encodes these proteins:
- the LOC131904271 gene encoding zinc finger and SCAN domain containing protein 4D-like yields MASQHNNSFKPQSPESGLVLDNRNFLPSQDTSLQWEEDICNFSTAQLNFPTNDNGYCAKQELQAMWKWFTSWLKPEKCSKEQMISQLVLAEFLKTGHYKDKSVLKEKWESNGRNLGRFMEDLTDECLKPPIMVHTSMQGQEASFSKNRSLEETINLLKEQQSARSSIQESARTPLPIPQDMLLTTGHEDWEDSQNNGWSNSDVNDGDSSTGNEMDSLFLIQQVQFNEPKDRSVSDGNPLDLSRTSQVTSRYRKNFIEELLLKMSLWRYNQRLSPVQSRQKTARILMQAPHVGMVKREPSETQRHTNMKKHAASKQQVTIEDMTCNFWIVPSVFVDKEDESVLC; encoded by the exons ATGGCTTCCCAGCACAACAACTCCTTTAAACCCCAGTCACCAGAAAGTGGCCTTGTGTTAGACAACAGGAACTTCCTTCCAAGCCAGGATACTTCTCTACAGTGGGAAGAAGATATCTGTAACTTCTCAACTGCTCAGCTCAACTTTCCCACAAATGACAATGGTTACTGTGCAAAGCAGGAACTGCAAGCAATGTGGAAGTGGTTTACCTCCTGGTTGAAGCCAGAAAAGTGTAGCAAGGAGCAGAtgatttctcagctggtcttggctGAGTTTCTCAAAACTGGGCACTACAAGGACAAGTCTGTCTTGAAAGAGAAGTGGGAATCAAATGGCAGAAACCTGGGGAGATTCATGGAGGATCTGACTGATGAGTGCTTGAAGCCTCCCATCATG GTCCACACCTCCATGCAGGGGCAGGAAGCCAGCTTTTCTAAGAACAGGTCTTTAGAAGAAACCATCaaccttctgaaagagcagcaatcaGCAAGAAGTTCAATACAAGAGAGTGCAAGGACACCCTTGCCAATCCCCCAAGACATGTTATTGACAACAG gacatgaagactgggaagatagccaaaacaatggCTGGAGCAATAGTGATGTAAATGATGGGGATAGTAGTACTGGAAATGAGATGGACTCCCTTTTCCTTATCCAACAAGTTCAGTTTAATGAACCTAAAGACAGAAGTGTTTCTGATGGAAATCCTCTGGATTTaagcagaacaagtcaagtcACCTCTAGGTACAGGAAGAATTTCATAGAGGAACTTCTTCTGAAgatgtccctatggaggtacaaCCAGAGATTATCTCCAGTCCAGAGCAGACAGAAGACTGCCAGAATCCTGATGCAAGCTCCACACGTGGGCATGGTCAAAAGAGAACCCTCAGAGACTCAAAGACATACAAAT ATGAAGAAGCATGCAGCTTCTAAACAGCAAGTAACCATTGAAGACATGACTTGtaacttctggattgttccaTCTGTCTTCGTGGATAAAGAAGATGAGTCTGTTTtatgttaa